In Sander lucioperca isolate FBNREF2018 chromosome 21, SLUC_FBN_1.2, whole genome shotgun sequence, the following proteins share a genomic window:
- the LOC116063723 gene encoding glutamine-rich protein 2 isoform X1: MSEESISLFQLLDLAIGTPQRGAVNFSALHALLHAVLRQLDIREIKTPFRVTPPGDIHPVALVGVTTPQLDHDTEEEQHQVHRDISTVEQEVQPGTDLKERAASSSSPTPSSGPAATDQWTLQSRIQTCEDGVAKAMKPIQDVQSQNLKNLKKETKKKMKEERKEEKEETEDEMKKETEDETEEEMTEEMKKETKELRQQQKMVGAPSGTASDVEKCCRRVDALEKTVRSLRNTLQKYPDPKELSQCVTWDDMQKELVNSGVVDPATYKPFNSNFTAVRTSSPHPVKDTGRPAAPSSPSISGQISTDTRTATEPPSVPSGPPQPLAREASSSETAEALKNIGKLKEGFGELEARVAALEEDKVDQSQLMHLKKLIANHDLDSKDALNNLMDQLNQQQALIDSLIRDREKLDMFMNVTGHDRETTSEAASGSEESDSKASHELRHQISYLRKSLQKLEDDIKQLKARQASSMERAKDRHLQDQLDDLRSMLEDMMQSLTCQLSDAGLDESNDSQGIGQSKDQRSEFTTSTMNTGRKLSLLFQHYEQLQDTVSSLLQQQTGGRAGPLKDIEDVELVNDVQKAILHLQAECQKLHETTRCLHEDNRQKQSHIEELYKTTEELGEKKADKEMVESEIKADKFALESKVSRLQFDSATEQLNAMFHELLNKVTGHEQDWHKVIDKLSTEMECKLNRMELDSVKKQLENRWKNIHEKLQAQGAPEHEDAAGIRKQLVDRFHCLSCDRPVVMHTPGQHLAKQPSTPGFPSHKSIRPFTVYALEQFRQHYRSLKPGSNRYNFVVAGRRREQLQNSHAVMCRQIESMQRKHCDSTASYGTAGDSLIQNQPGDLHERISEMTDYSHLAASRSCGGSHTVTMAGQRRPVLQYMKHNPQTEVDAVIPSEEVDIIGLDGHIYKGRLNASTIRNTETKLPTISTKDGMCKTKDKAKCSPSHKPASSPELGHGPPVYPPHSAKSTQCSRSTSSSSGRDWPVSALGCTSQLGSVSPASAAAESLNTEPAAEQLLNL, from the exons ATGTCGGAGGAGAGCATTAGCTTGTTTCAGTTGTTGGATTTAGCCATCGGGACACCCCAGAGAGGAGCTGTCAACTTCAGCGCCCTACACGCCCTGCTCCACGCTGTGCTCAGGCAGCTGGATATCCGGGAGATAAAGACCCCGTTCAGGGTCACTCCTCCCGGCGACATACACCCTGTTGCTCTGGTGGGTGTCACCACTCCCCAACTGGACCACGACACAGAGGAGGAACAGCACCAGGTGCACAGAGACATTTCCACGGTGGAGCAGGAGGTTCAGCCAGGCACCGATCTGAAGGAGCGGGCagcctcctcctcatctccgaCCCCCTCCTCCGGTCCCGCGGCAACCGACCAGTGGACGCTGCAGTCCCGCATCCAGACCTGCGAGGACGGCGTCGCCAAG GCCATGAAGCCCATTCAGGACGTCCAAAGCCAAAATCTGAAGAATCtgaagaaagagacaaagaaaaagatgaaggaagagaggaaggaggagaaggaagagaCAGAGGACGAGATGAAGAAAGAGACGGAGGACGAGACGGAGGAAGAGATGACGgaagagatgaagaaagagaCGAAGGAGCTCCGCCAGCAACAGAAG ATGGTTGGTGCTCCATCAGGGACGGCCTCCGATGTGGAGAAGTGCTGCCGCCGCGTGGACGCTCTGGAGAAAACTGTG AGATCTCTGAGGAACACACTTCAGAAGTATCCAGACCCAAAGGAGCTGAGTCAGTGTGTGACCTGGGACGACATGCAGAAG gaGCTTGTAAATTCAGGGGTTGTTGATCCAGCCACATACAAACCTTTCAACAGCAACTTCACTGCTGTAAGAACCTCCTCCCCCCACCCTGTCAAGGATACTGGCAGGCCAGCAGCTCCTAGTTCTCCTTCCATTTCTGGACAGATTTCAACGGACACCCGGACGGCCACGGAGCCTCCTTCAGTCCCGTCAGGGCCACCACAGCCCCTGGCTCGGGAGGCCAGCAGCTCAGAGACGGCGGAGGCCCTGAAGAACATCGGCAAACTGAAGGAGGGGTTCGGCGAGCTGGAAGCTCGTGTTGCTGCGCTGGAAGAAGATAAGGTGGACCAGTCACAGCTGATGCACCTTAAAAAGCTCATCGCTAACCACG ATTTAGATTCCAAGGATGCATTGAATAACCTGATGGATCAACTGAACCAGCAGCAAGCTCTAATAGACAGCCTGATAAGGGACCGGGAGAAG CTGGACATGTTTATGAACGTAACTGGCCACGACAGAGAAACCACCTCAGAGGCAGCTTCAgggagcgaggagtcagacagcAAAGCCTCTCATGAGCTCAGACATCAAATATCCTACCTCAG GAAGTCTTTGCAGAAGCTGGAGGACGACATAAAGCAGCTGAAGGCTAGACAGGCTTCATCTATGGAGAGAGCAAAAGACCGACACCTACAAGATCAG CTGGACGACCTGCGAAGCATGTTGGAGGACATGATGCAGTCCTTGACCTGTCAGCTGTCCGATGCTGGGCTGGATGAGAGCAATGATAGCCAGGGCATCGGTCAGAGTAAAGATCAGAGATCAGAGTTTACCACCAGCACAATGAACACTGGCAGGAAGCTCAGCCTTCTGTTCCAGCACTATGAGCAGCTGCAGGACACAGTGAGCAGCCTTCTCCAACAGCAGACTGGAGGCAGAGCAGGGCCACTGAAGGACATAGAG GACGTGGAGCTGGTGAACGATGTGCAGAAGGCGATCCTGCACCTTCAGGCAGAGTGTCAAAAGCTGCATGAAACCACCAGATGTCTGCACGAGGACAACAGACAGAAACAAAGCCACATAGAG GAGCTGTACAAGACGACAGAGGAGCTGGGGGAGAAGAAGGCCGACAAGGAGATGGTTGAGAGTGAAATC AAAGCAGATAAATTTGCTCTGGAGAGCAAAGTGAGCCGTCTGCAGTTTGACTCTGCGACAGAGCAGCTCAACGCCATGTTCCACGAGCTGCTGAACAAGGTGACCGGTCATGAGCAGGACTGGCACAAAGTCATCGACAAACTCTCTACTGAGATGGAATGTAAG TTGAACAGGATGGAGTTGGACTCTGTGAAGAAGCAGCTGGAAAATCGCTGGAAGAACATCCACGAGAAGCTGCAGGCTCAGGGGGCTCCAGAGCACGAGGATGCTGCTGGTATCAGAAA ACAACTGGTGGACAGATTTCACTGCCTCTCCTGTGACCGACCTGTTGTCATGCACACCCCCGGACA GCATCTGGCAAAGCAGCCGTCCACTCCTGGATTCCCCTCACACAAGTCCATCAGGCCGTTTACTGTTTACGCTTTGGAGCAGTTTCGACAGCACTACAGGAG TCTGAAACCAGGGTCCAACCGCTACAACTTTGTGGTAGCTGGCAGGAGAAGGGAGCAGCTCCAGAACAGCCATGCTGTGATGTGCCGGCAGATAGAGAGCATGCAGAGGAAACACTGTGACAGTACCGCCAGCTATGGCACCGCGGGTGACAGCCTGATCCAAAACCAGCCAGGAGACCTGCA CGAGCGGATCTCTGAAATGACGGACTACAGTCACCTGGCCGCGTCGCGGAGCTGCGGGGGGAGTCACACAGTCACCATGGCAGGCCAGCGACGCCCCGTCCTGCAGTACATGAAGCACAACCCCCAGACAGAGGTGGACGCTGTGATTCCG TCGGAGGAGGTTGATATCATTGGACTGGACGGGCATATTTACAAAGGTCGCCTGAACGCATCTACCATCAGAAATACAGAAACTAAACTACCTACAATCTCTACCAAAGACG GCATGTGCAAAACCAAAGACAAGGCCAAGTGCTCCCCGTCCCACAAACCGGCTTCTTCTCCGGAGCTGGGACACGGCCCTCCGGTTTATCCCCCCCACAGTGCCAAGAGTACCCAGTGCAGCCGCTCaa CCTCCAGCAGCTCCGGGCGGGACTGGCCCGTGTCGGCTCTGGGCTGCACGTCTCAGCTCGGCTCCGTCTCTCCGgcttcagctgcagcagagagcCTGAACACAGAGCCTGCTGCTGAGCAGCTGCTCAACCTGTAA
- the LOC116063723 gene encoding glutamine-rich protein 2 isoform X2, producing MSEESISLFQLLDLAIGTPQRGAVNFSALHALLHAVLRQLDIREIKTPFRVTPPGDIHPVALVGVTTPQLDHDTEEEQHQVHRDISTVEQEVQPGTDLKERAASSSSPTPSSGPAATDQWTLQSRIQTCEDGVAKAMKPIQDVQSQNLKNLKKETKKKMKEERKEEKEETEDEMKKETEDETEEEMTEEMKKETKELRQQQKMVGAPSGTASDVEKCCRRVDALEKTVRSLRNTLQKYPDPKELSQCVTWDDMQKELVNSGVVDPATYKPFNSNFTAVRTSSPHPVKDTGRPAAPSSPSISGQISTDTRTATEPPSVPSGPPQPLAREASSSETAEALKNIGKLKEGFGELEARVAALEEDKVDQSQLMHLKKLIANHDLDSKDALNNLMDQLNQQQALIDSLIRDREKLDMFMNVTGHDRETTSEAASGSEESDSKASHELRHQISYLRKSLQKLEDDIKQLKARQASSMERAKDRHLQDQLDDLRSMLEDMMQSLTCQLSDAGLDESNDSQGIGQSKDQRSEFTTSTMNTGRKLSLLFQHYEQLQDTVSSLLQQQTGGRAGPLKDIEDVELVNDVQKAILHLQAECQKLHETTRCLHEDNRQKQSHIEELYKTTEELGEKKADKEMVESEIKADKFALESKVSRLQFDSATEQLNAMFHELLNKVTGHEQDWHKVIDKLSTEMECKLNRMELDSVKKQLENRWKNIHEKLQAQGAPEHEDAAGIRKQLVDRFHCLSCDRPVVMHTPGQHLAKQPSTPGFPSHKSIRPFTVYALEQFRQHYRSERISEMTDYSHLAASRSCGGSHTVTMAGQRRPVLQYMKHNPQTEVDAVIPSEEVDIIGLDGHIYKGRLNASTIRNTETKLPTISTKDGMCKTKDKAKCSPSHKPASSPELGHGPPVYPPHSAKSTQCSRSTSSSSGRDWPVSALGCTSQLGSVSPASAAAESLNTEPAAEQLLNL from the exons ATGTCGGAGGAGAGCATTAGCTTGTTTCAGTTGTTGGATTTAGCCATCGGGACACCCCAGAGAGGAGCTGTCAACTTCAGCGCCCTACACGCCCTGCTCCACGCTGTGCTCAGGCAGCTGGATATCCGGGAGATAAAGACCCCGTTCAGGGTCACTCCTCCCGGCGACATACACCCTGTTGCTCTGGTGGGTGTCACCACTCCCCAACTGGACCACGACACAGAGGAGGAACAGCACCAGGTGCACAGAGACATTTCCACGGTGGAGCAGGAGGTTCAGCCAGGCACCGATCTGAAGGAGCGGGCagcctcctcctcatctccgaCCCCCTCCTCCGGTCCCGCGGCAACCGACCAGTGGACGCTGCAGTCCCGCATCCAGACCTGCGAGGACGGCGTCGCCAAG GCCATGAAGCCCATTCAGGACGTCCAAAGCCAAAATCTGAAGAATCtgaagaaagagacaaagaaaaagatgaaggaagagaggaaggaggagaaggaagagaCAGAGGACGAGATGAAGAAAGAGACGGAGGACGAGACGGAGGAAGAGATGACGgaagagatgaagaaagagaCGAAGGAGCTCCGCCAGCAACAGAAG ATGGTTGGTGCTCCATCAGGGACGGCCTCCGATGTGGAGAAGTGCTGCCGCCGCGTGGACGCTCTGGAGAAAACTGTG AGATCTCTGAGGAACACACTTCAGAAGTATCCAGACCCAAAGGAGCTGAGTCAGTGTGTGACCTGGGACGACATGCAGAAG gaGCTTGTAAATTCAGGGGTTGTTGATCCAGCCACATACAAACCTTTCAACAGCAACTTCACTGCTGTAAGAACCTCCTCCCCCCACCCTGTCAAGGATACTGGCAGGCCAGCAGCTCCTAGTTCTCCTTCCATTTCTGGACAGATTTCAACGGACACCCGGACGGCCACGGAGCCTCCTTCAGTCCCGTCAGGGCCACCACAGCCCCTGGCTCGGGAGGCCAGCAGCTCAGAGACGGCGGAGGCCCTGAAGAACATCGGCAAACTGAAGGAGGGGTTCGGCGAGCTGGAAGCTCGTGTTGCTGCGCTGGAAGAAGATAAGGTGGACCAGTCACAGCTGATGCACCTTAAAAAGCTCATCGCTAACCACG ATTTAGATTCCAAGGATGCATTGAATAACCTGATGGATCAACTGAACCAGCAGCAAGCTCTAATAGACAGCCTGATAAGGGACCGGGAGAAG CTGGACATGTTTATGAACGTAACTGGCCACGACAGAGAAACCACCTCAGAGGCAGCTTCAgggagcgaggagtcagacagcAAAGCCTCTCATGAGCTCAGACATCAAATATCCTACCTCAG GAAGTCTTTGCAGAAGCTGGAGGACGACATAAAGCAGCTGAAGGCTAGACAGGCTTCATCTATGGAGAGAGCAAAAGACCGACACCTACAAGATCAG CTGGACGACCTGCGAAGCATGTTGGAGGACATGATGCAGTCCTTGACCTGTCAGCTGTCCGATGCTGGGCTGGATGAGAGCAATGATAGCCAGGGCATCGGTCAGAGTAAAGATCAGAGATCAGAGTTTACCACCAGCACAATGAACACTGGCAGGAAGCTCAGCCTTCTGTTCCAGCACTATGAGCAGCTGCAGGACACAGTGAGCAGCCTTCTCCAACAGCAGACTGGAGGCAGAGCAGGGCCACTGAAGGACATAGAG GACGTGGAGCTGGTGAACGATGTGCAGAAGGCGATCCTGCACCTTCAGGCAGAGTGTCAAAAGCTGCATGAAACCACCAGATGTCTGCACGAGGACAACAGACAGAAACAAAGCCACATAGAG GAGCTGTACAAGACGACAGAGGAGCTGGGGGAGAAGAAGGCCGACAAGGAGATGGTTGAGAGTGAAATC AAAGCAGATAAATTTGCTCTGGAGAGCAAAGTGAGCCGTCTGCAGTTTGACTCTGCGACAGAGCAGCTCAACGCCATGTTCCACGAGCTGCTGAACAAGGTGACCGGTCATGAGCAGGACTGGCACAAAGTCATCGACAAACTCTCTACTGAGATGGAATGTAAG TTGAACAGGATGGAGTTGGACTCTGTGAAGAAGCAGCTGGAAAATCGCTGGAAGAACATCCACGAGAAGCTGCAGGCTCAGGGGGCTCCAGAGCACGAGGATGCTGCTGGTATCAGAAA ACAACTGGTGGACAGATTTCACTGCCTCTCCTGTGACCGACCTGTTGTCATGCACACCCCCGGACA GCATCTGGCAAAGCAGCCGTCCACTCCTGGATTCCCCTCACACAAGTCCATCAGGCCGTTTACTGTTTACGCTTTGGAGCAGTTTCGACAGCACTACAGGAG CGAGCGGATCTCTGAAATGACGGACTACAGTCACCTGGCCGCGTCGCGGAGCTGCGGGGGGAGTCACACAGTCACCATGGCAGGCCAGCGACGCCCCGTCCTGCAGTACATGAAGCACAACCCCCAGACAGAGGTGGACGCTGTGATTCCG TCGGAGGAGGTTGATATCATTGGACTGGACGGGCATATTTACAAAGGTCGCCTGAACGCATCTACCATCAGAAATACAGAAACTAAACTACCTACAATCTCTACCAAAGACG GCATGTGCAAAACCAAAGACAAGGCCAAGTGCTCCCCGTCCCACAAACCGGCTTCTTCTCCGGAGCTGGGACACGGCCCTCCGGTTTATCCCCCCCACAGTGCCAAGAGTACCCAGTGCAGCCGCTCaa CCTCCAGCAGCTCCGGGCGGGACTGGCCCGTGTCGGCTCTGGGCTGCACGTCTCAGCTCGGCTCCGTCTCTCCGgcttcagctgcagcagagagcCTGAACACAGAGCCTGCTGCTGAGCAGCTGCTCAACCTGTAA
- the LOC116063723 gene encoding glutamine-rich protein 2 isoform X3 has product MSEESISLFQLLDLAIGTPQRGAVNFSALHALLHAVLRQLDIREIKTPFRVTPPGDIHPVALVGVTTPQLDHDTEEEQHQVHRDISTVEQEVQPGTDLKERAASSSSPTPSSGPAATDQWTLQSRIQTCEDGVAKAMKPIQDVQSQNLKNLKKETKKKMKEERKEEKEETEDEMKKETEDETEEEMTEEMKKETKELRQQQKMVGAPSGTASDVEKCCRRVDALEKTVRSLRNTLQKYPDPKELSQCVTWDDMQKELVNSGVVDPATYKPFNSNFTAVRTSSPHPVKDTGRPAAPSSPSISGQISTDTRTATEPPSVPSGPPQPLAREASSSETAEALKNIGKLKEGFGELEARVAALEEDKVDQSQLMHLKKLIANHDLDSKDALNNLMDQLNQQQALIDSLIRDREKDVELVNDVQKAILHLQAECQKLHETTRCLHEDNRQKQSHIEELYKTTEELGEKKADKEMVESEIKADKFALESKVSRLQFDSATEQLNAMFHELLNKVTGHEQDWHKVIDKLSTEMECKLNRMELDSVKKQLENRWKNIHEKLQAQGAPEHEDAAGIRKQLVDRFHCLSCDRPVVMHTPGQHLAKQPSTPGFPSHKSIRPFTVYALEQFRQHYRSLKPGSNRYNFVVAGRRREQLQNSHAVMCRQIESMQRKHCDSTASYGTAGDSLIQNQPGDLHERISEMTDYSHLAASRSCGGSHTVTMAGQRRPVLQYMKHNPQTEVDAVIPSEEVDIIGLDGHIYKGRLNASTIRNTETKLPTISTKDGMCKTKDKAKCSPSHKPASSPELGHGPPVYPPHSAKSTQCSRSTSSSSGRDWPVSALGCTSQLGSVSPASAAAESLNTEPAAEQLLNL; this is encoded by the exons ATGTCGGAGGAGAGCATTAGCTTGTTTCAGTTGTTGGATTTAGCCATCGGGACACCCCAGAGAGGAGCTGTCAACTTCAGCGCCCTACACGCCCTGCTCCACGCTGTGCTCAGGCAGCTGGATATCCGGGAGATAAAGACCCCGTTCAGGGTCACTCCTCCCGGCGACATACACCCTGTTGCTCTGGTGGGTGTCACCACTCCCCAACTGGACCACGACACAGAGGAGGAACAGCACCAGGTGCACAGAGACATTTCCACGGTGGAGCAGGAGGTTCAGCCAGGCACCGATCTGAAGGAGCGGGCagcctcctcctcatctccgaCCCCCTCCTCCGGTCCCGCGGCAACCGACCAGTGGACGCTGCAGTCCCGCATCCAGACCTGCGAGGACGGCGTCGCCAAG GCCATGAAGCCCATTCAGGACGTCCAAAGCCAAAATCTGAAGAATCtgaagaaagagacaaagaaaaagatgaaggaagagaggaaggaggagaaggaagagaCAGAGGACGAGATGAAGAAAGAGACGGAGGACGAGACGGAGGAAGAGATGACGgaagagatgaagaaagagaCGAAGGAGCTCCGCCAGCAACAGAAG ATGGTTGGTGCTCCATCAGGGACGGCCTCCGATGTGGAGAAGTGCTGCCGCCGCGTGGACGCTCTGGAGAAAACTGTG AGATCTCTGAGGAACACACTTCAGAAGTATCCAGACCCAAAGGAGCTGAGTCAGTGTGTGACCTGGGACGACATGCAGAAG gaGCTTGTAAATTCAGGGGTTGTTGATCCAGCCACATACAAACCTTTCAACAGCAACTTCACTGCTGTAAGAACCTCCTCCCCCCACCCTGTCAAGGATACTGGCAGGCCAGCAGCTCCTAGTTCTCCTTCCATTTCTGGACAGATTTCAACGGACACCCGGACGGCCACGGAGCCTCCTTCAGTCCCGTCAGGGCCACCACAGCCCCTGGCTCGGGAGGCCAGCAGCTCAGAGACGGCGGAGGCCCTGAAGAACATCGGCAAACTGAAGGAGGGGTTCGGCGAGCTGGAAGCTCGTGTTGCTGCGCTGGAAGAAGATAAGGTGGACCAGTCACAGCTGATGCACCTTAAAAAGCTCATCGCTAACCACG ATTTAGATTCCAAGGATGCATTGAATAACCTGATGGATCAACTGAACCAGCAGCAAGCTCTAATAGACAGCCTGATAAGGGACCGGGAGAAG GACGTGGAGCTGGTGAACGATGTGCAGAAGGCGATCCTGCACCTTCAGGCAGAGTGTCAAAAGCTGCATGAAACCACCAGATGTCTGCACGAGGACAACAGACAGAAACAAAGCCACATAGAG GAGCTGTACAAGACGACAGAGGAGCTGGGGGAGAAGAAGGCCGACAAGGAGATGGTTGAGAGTGAAATC AAAGCAGATAAATTTGCTCTGGAGAGCAAAGTGAGCCGTCTGCAGTTTGACTCTGCGACAGAGCAGCTCAACGCCATGTTCCACGAGCTGCTGAACAAGGTGACCGGTCATGAGCAGGACTGGCACAAAGTCATCGACAAACTCTCTACTGAGATGGAATGTAAG TTGAACAGGATGGAGTTGGACTCTGTGAAGAAGCAGCTGGAAAATCGCTGGAAGAACATCCACGAGAAGCTGCAGGCTCAGGGGGCTCCAGAGCACGAGGATGCTGCTGGTATCAGAAA ACAACTGGTGGACAGATTTCACTGCCTCTCCTGTGACCGACCTGTTGTCATGCACACCCCCGGACA GCATCTGGCAAAGCAGCCGTCCACTCCTGGATTCCCCTCACACAAGTCCATCAGGCCGTTTACTGTTTACGCTTTGGAGCAGTTTCGACAGCACTACAGGAG TCTGAAACCAGGGTCCAACCGCTACAACTTTGTGGTAGCTGGCAGGAGAAGGGAGCAGCTCCAGAACAGCCATGCTGTGATGTGCCGGCAGATAGAGAGCATGCAGAGGAAACACTGTGACAGTACCGCCAGCTATGGCACCGCGGGTGACAGCCTGATCCAAAACCAGCCAGGAGACCTGCA CGAGCGGATCTCTGAAATGACGGACTACAGTCACCTGGCCGCGTCGCGGAGCTGCGGGGGGAGTCACACAGTCACCATGGCAGGCCAGCGACGCCCCGTCCTGCAGTACATGAAGCACAACCCCCAGACAGAGGTGGACGCTGTGATTCCG TCGGAGGAGGTTGATATCATTGGACTGGACGGGCATATTTACAAAGGTCGCCTGAACGCATCTACCATCAGAAATACAGAAACTAAACTACCTACAATCTCTACCAAAGACG GCATGTGCAAAACCAAAGACAAGGCCAAGTGCTCCCCGTCCCACAAACCGGCTTCTTCTCCGGAGCTGGGACACGGCCCTCCGGTTTATCCCCCCCACAGTGCCAAGAGTACCCAGTGCAGCCGCTCaa CCTCCAGCAGCTCCGGGCGGGACTGGCCCGTGTCGGCTCTGGGCTGCACGTCTCAGCTCGGCTCCGTCTCTCCGgcttcagctgcagcagagagcCTGAACACAGAGCCTGCTGCTGAGCAGCTGCTCAACCTGTAA